TGAATCCCACAAGTTtgttattgggggggggggtgtctcacAATCTCTCAGCCCTGGGCCGCGGGAAAGCGGTAGGAGGGGCTCAGCACTATGGCCGGCATCGAGTGGCTGCCCCATGACCTCCACCCCGCTGCCCACTGTTGGGTACAAATACCTAACGACCAGTTACTCCTTCTTTTGTATATTCAGAAACTGCAATCTGGGGAGAGGAAAGccagtgcccccccacccccagcagccaaGTTTGCCTGAGTGGAGCTGGGGGTAGAGCCCCTGAGTCCTAGCAGCCGCCTTGCCTCCTGTGTTTCTCCTGGACGATCCTGAGGGTGCCCTGCGTGCAGACCAGGTGCCCAGCCTGGTGCCCCGCAcgtctcctcctcctgcccctggaaGAGCCCGAGCCTCACTGGCGACCCGCGGCCGCCCTGCAAGCTCATCATGCTGACAGAGTGAGTGGGGTTTTCCAATCAGACTCACAGGCGTAGCTGACTTCGGAGCACGCACACCACCCTCCCTGGCTGCCCAGAGAGGCAAAGGCACTGGCTCTGAGACACACAGCATCAACCGATGGCTGTCTCTGGCTGGGGGCCGGGATGGGTGTGTGGCTCTATGAGAATCTCTGCAGCCTCTGACTCCGACCCTTCTCCTGTCCCAACAGAGACATGAAGCTCTGGCACGGCTTAGTGATTGCAGCGGTTTCCCTCATCCTACAGGCCTGCCTCTTTGCGGCCATcagctacctgctcagcaggcacATGGGTAGGTGGCCTTGCATTCCCTTCTCTCCTAGCCACTTGCAGGGACCATACCCAAGCCTCCAGCAAGACAAGCCCCTGAACACCCCTGGAATACCTACTTGAGAATCCACTGGCCAGATCACCCCTTACTGGGGAATCCCCACTCTGACCCGACCTGTTTCTGGTTGGGGATGGCGGCCCACAGTCCTTCCACTATCCAGACCTTCTACCCAGAGACCAGCTCCTGCAGTGCTCTCGGGGGTGGGCGCATTCAGCCGGGGTCTGACTCATCTTCTTCATCGCCGCGGAAGGACTCAAGGGCGAAGACATGGCTCTGGGTATGACTGGACTAAGAGACTGGCTTGCATTCTTGAAGTGATTGTCGATGGAAAATAGAGAAATTCTGTTCTGGGATGGCATTATAATTagggaaagtaaaataaaggcagtctaaaataaagaaataaaggaagtaaatAATGAAAGGCTTTTCAAGCCATCCatcccagccagccagccagccattcGTTCATTCATCACaacagggaacaaaacaaaattccccGTCCTTCTATAACTTGCATTCATGGGGGGAACAGACAACAAACCAGATAAACAGGTAATACACACGCGTGTTGGATTATGGTGAATGCTAGGGAAGAAGACGATGAAGCAAGGCCAGGAGATAGGACAGGGATGATGGCCAGCATCACTGACACTGACATGCCGACATTTGCATATAAATCTCTGGAAGTGAGGGATCGAGATGcatctgcaaaggccctgagacagcgAGATGcatctgcaaaggccctgaggcagaaacgTGTTTGATAGCGAacagcaggagcagagaggccAAGGTGGCCGGAACTGAGAGGGATAGTGACGCCATGGAGGTCCTTGGAGGCTGGGACTTCAGCTTGTACTCTGAGCTAGGCGAGGGCTGCTGCAGGGTTTTGAATGGAGGCCTGAGCTTTGAAGAGGTCCCTCCAAATGTTTTTGCCCTATTGAGGGCAGTGCTCAGAGACAGTGTGTGCTTGCTTGACCTAGAGAGCTGCCACTGTTGACCCTTGCCTTGTCCCCTTTAGCCAAGGAGAGTGAGCGGCTACTGAAAGGGACCAGGCTCCAGGCCCCgaaccccagccctgcccaccatCAGCCACTTGCTGCCAAGGAGGAGACTCCCAGCACTTCTGTGTCTGAGCCCCATTACAGGCGTTATAGGCGTGAGTAATGGGGAGGAAGAAGCGGGGATGGGAGGGAGCGAACTTGTCCTAAAGCTTCTTCTGCTCTGTCTGGGCGCCCAGGGAGCCACCCTACAGTGGCTCTGCTCTGTCCCCGTCTGCCCGACCCCCAGCTGGAGGATTTCTTGCACCCACATCAGGGAAGGCCTTGCCAAGCCTACCTTTTGCAGTAAGCTGCTCTTCCTATCACACGGGGCGCATCTCGCTGGGTTTGTGTGGATCTGGGTTTGGTCCAGTGTAAGCCACTGCAGAAGGGGTTTGGGGCTGTCTCTGTTCTGTCTCTGTAATACTATGGCGCCGGTCAGTGGGGCGGCCAAGATATCAACTGCCTCTGGCCATGGGATCTGGGTGCTTTAATAAACACGAGTCTTGGTGATGGTTCAAATCCCCATTCCCCATGGGCAAGTGAACCAACAGGGACACCaccctcttgctttctctcaggGCTGGGGAGATGCACCAGGCCACCGTTCACACAGTGGAAATGGCTGCTTCCACAGCAAGACCACAGCCCCGCTCTACTCACTCCCCAGAGATCACACTGTTTCTTATGGTTTATCGCTTGGCTGATTTGCATTTGCTCCatctaattttagtttttcagttgGAGGGATCTGGTGGTCAGGCTTCCCCCCGGCGCTGAGATAAGAGCCTGTGGGGACCAGAAGAGAGCACTCATGTGAACTGAGTGTTTCTGTGGGAGCGGAGGGGCCCTGGTGTCGCTGGGACCCTGGCCGGAGAGCTTCACTGGAGCCCTGGCCAGAGACTCAGCGACGCTTTGGCTCTCAGGGACCTGAGAGGAGTCATCCAACCCTCTTGCTTCACAGGAAGCAAAACCAGACACAAAGAGGGATGTCACCTGCCTAGCTAGAGCTAGGCGGGTCTAGATCAAAGCCTGAGCCGGTGAGGTCACCACGGAGGCCCCCGAGCTGTTTGCCAGGGGCTGCTCTGTGTCCGCATgtctctgcttgcccctcccgACACAGCCCAGCCCTGGGGTGTCAGCTACTGGTTTTAGATGGAACTGGACAGAGCAGTGGTGCCGGGACTCCTGGGCGCATTCCTGACTATTTTGGGGgaccctttctcctccccctttcttcagttccttttttctcttttaggggGGCTCTGTATTTCTCTTCCCCGCCTGGCTTCGCGAGGCTGgctctgcctttgtttccttctcccttccattGTGTCCATCCCCCCCCAACACTCCCTGGATCTCCCTGGAAGAACAGTTTCTATTTCTCCCTAGACGACAGCAACACATCCTCCGGTAGCTCTGACAGCTCGAACGGCTCAGGCAGCTCGTCTCCAACCTGCCAGGTAACAGACGCCCCCAGCAAGCCCAGCCCATCCTATGCCATTAGGGTCCTTGTTGCACAAGACTTAGCACCACCCAGGCTGCCCCAGCTACAGAGATGGGAGCAGGGCAGGCAGGCTTCTTGAATCTTTACAGCATCCTTaggggatgggtgggggggtgcgggcAGGCTTACAGCAACGCAGATCTTCCACACAAAAGGGGGTCTGAGTGGGTTGTAAAAAGGCAAGTGCGAATGGGTCACCTCCTCCTCCCCGTACCCCAGTCACTGAGCCAAAGTCCCCTTTGAGTCCTGACCTCACTGGGATTCAGTCTCCACATCTTTGCTTAAACCCATGAATCCCCTACAGGCAGGAGGCACGAGCGGGCAGACCTCCCCaactcccccttccctgctctccaaCCCCGCGCCTTTCCCTTCCAGCTTGAGCTTGGGGAGCCAAGCCTCCTTGAGTGAGAGTTCTGTCCTGGGGTTCTCCCCTCCTCTGACCCTAGTAGGAATCTTGACCCCCATGCCTCTGCTTTTTCTCCCCTCTAAGGCCACGAAGAATATGAATTATGCACAAGTGGTCTTTTCCGCCACGAAAGGACTAAAAAGTGAATCTTCCCTGGACTATGAGAACATCAAGGAAACCACAGATTATGTGAACGTCAATCCAAAAAGCCACAAACCCAATTTCTGGACTTTTGCGAAGCCTGATGACTCTGAGCCGGTTGAGTACACGCAGGTGGCCCTGTGAGGTCTAGGTCTTTAAGGGGGTGCTGTTCTCTAGAAATTCTCACACTCACCTTGCAGGGGAATGACTATTTTTTAGCTCACTCAGCAAGAAAGAGCCAGCTATCAGGAAGAACTTCCACGATCAGTATGAACGAGGGGAGATAACAGTAGAGAAAGCAGGAACGTCTTTCTCCATTgaaaagtgtgaaaaaaaaattttttttaatcaactgtAATGGAGTTCTGTTTGGCAATCTTACCATTAAATGACTCTTGGAGCTCTTTACTGTTTGGCAACAAGCAACTtccttaaaagttttaaataaaatggtcTTGGTTTCCTCTTGCCCAACCCGGGGAGCTGCCCCCTTCCAGAGCTGCATCTTGCTGAGTCGTGCTACCCTGCCCTCAGCACTTTAAAGTAGGTCACTTAGAAAGCTCCCCATCATTCAACCTTTGAATTCCCCGTTTCTTAGGAACGAAAGCTGACAGGGCCTTGGTAAATACCAACTAGCAGCCCAATCTGTGATTCCAGGGGACAAAAAAATCTCCCCCAATTCAACCCAATAAAGTGCAATCTTCTTTtctggtttgttgtttttgtttgtattaaaACAATGAGGAATAAAAAGGCACTTTCTTAACTGCATGAAGCCCAGCTTGTCTCAAATCAGCCGACGCCGTGGTATTTATGGGTAAGGTCCTAGACACAGTTTGACTGAGTCATGAATGGAGTAAAAGTGTCCACAAGCCtgtcatttccttcctctgaCACTGCCTAGAAGTTCTCATCGGTGAAACATCAGAGTCAACAAAAATAAGGACTATCCCTGTTGGAAAGAAGGATAAAATTCGTCATCATTTGTAGCTACAAAACCTCAGAGGATTTACCTCACAGGTTCTAAAATTGATGATAAGATACACATACAATATACTTTTTCCAACAGGCAATTAAGCCAcgaagtgaatttttttttttttttttgctcacaaCAGTTAAACATCTCAAACAGTGGACGCCCCAGGACCTCCCCTAACCAAATTCACAAACCCCAGAGGAGGGGCATGCAGGACTTCGAGAGGACTCTAGCGTTACCTGTGCTCCACCTGCTGGCAGCAAACGACCCTTTGCGTCGTGGCACGCTTTCATCTTCCCAGGCTCCTGGTCCCCAAGATGATCTGAAGACGGGGTTCTGGTTTGCGTTTCTGGGGCTGCGCAGTTCTGCCTGTTCATACATCCCTCCACCTCTTGGCTCTCATTGTGGTTCCTCTCCCGCTCCAATTCGGATGTCTGTGCCCCCTTAAATTCCTATGTCGAAATCGTAACCCCCACTGTGGTGGCATTAAGGGTGAGGCCTCTGGGTACGATTAGATGGGGAGGGTGGTGCTCTCCTGGATGGAATTAGTGCTTTTGTCAAAAAAAGACCCTGTAGAACTCCTTAGCTCCTTTTGCTTTGTGAGAATACAACCCACGTGACGGCTTCCACCCAGAAGACAGTCCTCACTCTGCCTCGCTGAcaccctgattttggacttccagcctccaaagctgagagaaagaaagttCTGTTCTTTATAAGCCCCCCagtttgtggcattttttttatGGTAACCGGAATGGACGAAGACATCTGCTTAGAGCGCTTTTCTTAGtgggaaaaagaatttttattgatCAGAGGGGCAGAATGAGGAAGAAACACCAACAACATCACCACCAGCAACACTGTCTTTGTATCTAGAACTGAAACTCCACTTCTTAttgatctcttttttaaaaataaaaaaaagagagagagagagagaatttaaggGTGTGCTGAAGAGGTTCAGATGAGTTATCATACACCCAAGGGAGGCTGGGCAGGCCCACCGCGGAGACAGGTCCCACACCAGGAGAGGGGACAAATGAAATAGTTGCAGGTAGAGGGTCTCCTTTCTGCAGGATTCTGGAAGGGCCCCGGAATCCAGAGAACCACACATTAAAAGAACACTTGAACATCTGGGTGGGTGAAGTCAAGGCACTTAGACCCAGCTGTGGGGACAGGTAAGAGCTTGTACCAAACATGTGACAGAAGGAAATGAACACAGAGCAATGAAAACAGACCTTATAAATGTTTGGGCAGATTGGGTAAGGAATGTTGAGACCTGACATCATCAGCAAAAATATCCCAGAGAAGGGTGACTTCTGACCTCAGTTTAGAATGAAGGCTGAAAAGTCAATtgaagggagaagaggcagaaggaaagggagcaggCCTGCCCAGCGCTGGCTCTCCATAAATGCTCCAGGAACTGACCTGTCCTGAACCACAGGAGTCTGTGCCAGGGCTGCCTGGAGCGGGGAGCTGATGTCAGTGAACACAGAGATTTGAATGCCACTGACCATCTCATTAAGGTCTGTAAGGAACTCTGTTATGACTGGCTTCCAAGGTATGATACTTGTAGCAAATAAATATATCCTGGAGGTTAATTAGCCCCCGCCCCCATTGCTGGTCCATTCTCGGAGGGGCCTGTCTCTAACTAGGGTGGAACGTGCGACTGCCCAGTGACTAATGAAAATTGGTACCCATCGATGGTGCAGATGATTTCTCACATGCCCTGATAAGGGAAGAGGAGGGCTGATTTCCCGTCCTAAGGAGTTTGGGCCAACAAGCTGATGGCTGAGGCCAGCTAACAATGTGAAGTGACCCACAAGTTCATTACACCATGTTGCTGGAAAGACAGTGTCCTTTTTACCCCCGTGAACTTGGAAGGTCAGCTATGTAAATGTGTACGAACGGTCGCCTGTATGAGTAATCACCTTTTG
The window above is part of the Mustela nigripes isolate SB6536 chromosome 10, MUSNIG.SB6536, whole genome shotgun sequence genome. Proteins encoded here:
- the RHEX gene encoding regulator of hemoglobinization and erythroid cell expansion protein, producing the protein MLTEDMKLWHGLVIAAVSLILQACLFAAISYLLSRHMAKESERLLKGTRLQAPNPSPAHHQPLAAKEETPSTSVSEPHYRRYRHDSNTSSGSSDSSNGSGSSSPTCQATKNMNYAQVVFSATKGLKSESSLDYENIKETTDYVNVNPKSHKPNFWTFAKPDDSEPVEYTQVAL